The following DNA comes from Actinomycetota bacterium.
GGTGGGCCTTGACGCCTCCCACCTCGCCCCGGATGTGGCCCCGGGCGGCGATGTAGCCTCCCTTGGTAATGGCCCGGGAGATTATCTCCGCGCTGCAGCGGGGAGCGCCCAGGATGACCCGCGAGCCCACGTCCAGCTCGCTCCCCGGCTGGGCCACCAGGATGGAGTGGAACCGCGCCGTGGCCCCCTCCCCTACCAGCCTCGCCGTGGGATAGAGCTGCAGGGATTTCACCGGTTCCATGACCACGTAGTTGGACATGAAGAGCCCGCCCTCCTCCACCACGATGCCGCTGCGGGGCCGCACGTCCATACCCTCCGCCCAGTTGTGGACCATGGTGAAGGTTATCCTGGCGTTCTTCTTCACGTAGAACTCGGAGACGCCCAGGTGCAGGCCGGCCCGGATCTCGTGCTCGCTGGCGCACCCGGTGATGATGTGCAACTCCGAGCCCTCCTCGGCGATGATGATGTTATGCACCCGTTGCGCAAAGCGAGGCTGGCGGATGTACAGGCAAGCCTGCAGGGGATATATGGTACGTGAACCGGGCAGGGCGCGCATGAAGTAACCCTCGAAGGGGCCGAGCTCCACCGCCGCCGTGTACTTGTCGGCGTCCACGGCCACGGCCTTCCAATAGTAGTCCCATATCCAGTCATATTTTTCCAGCGCCTCCCGGGTGCTCAGTATCTCCAGGCCTTTTTCCAGGGCCTTGCGGTGCACCACCGAGCCGTCAATCTGCACGAAGGAGCCGGAGCGCCGGCGGCCGCTCTTCTCCACCCCGGCGCGGGCCAGCTCCTCCTCGCCAAGTTCCTCAAGCTGCTCCAGGGAATCCACGTAGGAGCGCTCGGGGGCCGCACCGACATAGGCGCCGAGGTCAAGGTCGCTCCCGTAGGGGGCGGGTTTATCCGCCGCCGCCCTGGCCCTTTCCCTGAGTTCCTTCAACGCGTGCATCGCGCACACTCCTCGAACCCGTAACGACGAATCCCCTCCAGTTGCTCCCGGGGGTTGCCTGAACACACGATGGTCCCCTCGCAGAGCACGTGACCAACATCCGCCTCCACGTAGTCCAGGATGTAACCGGTGTGGGTGATGATCAGCCCGCACCGGGTGCGGCGACGGCGGAGGTCCTTCTGGAGAAGCTTGCGGATGGCCCTGCCCACCAGCTGCAGGTTCTCCATGTCCACCCCGGACTCCGGCTCGTCCAGAAGCACCACGCGGGGATCCTGGGCCAGGAGCTGCAGGAGCTCGGAGCGTTTTATCTCCCCCCCGGAGAACCCGTGGTTCACGTCCCGCGAAAGGAACTCCACGAGGTTGAGGTCCGCGGCCAGCTTCTCCACGTCCACCCCGTCCCGCGAGCACAGAGCCACCATCTGAGCCAGGGAGACCCCCCTCACCGTGGGAGGCCGCTGGAACATGATGCCTATACCCCGCCTGGCTCTCTCGTGGGGGGGCAGGTGGGTGATGTCCTCCCCTCCCAGGATTATCCTCCCCCGGGTAACCCGGTAGCGGGGAAAGCCCATCACCGCCATAAGCAGGGTGGTCTTGCCCGAGCCGTTGGGCCCGAAGAGAACGTGGGTCTCCCCGCACCTGATGTCCAGGTTCACCCCGTGGAGGATCTGCCGTCCCTCCACCTCTACATGAAGGTCCTCCACCTTCAGGGTGGTGTCCCGTTCTTCCCTTGCTTCCTCCAATTTCTCACCTCCCGGTTCCGGGATAGTCGGTTCCGCCGCCGACGGTGATAACGTCCGCTTTCCGGCCTCATCGTATCGACGGTGACGATTCGCGAATCCCATCGACCTTGCTATCCGCCTTAGCCTGGACCATGCCCGACTGCGCCTCTGCTCGCCATCAATTTTACCCCCGCAGAAAAGGGGCCTAAAACCCTTCCTCCCCTTCCGGTAAATTGCGGGAGGCAGTTATCTCCTGAACAATCCTTGGGATAAAAGTTTGAAAAGTCTGTTTATCCTCGATCAAGCAAGCTGAAGGAAAGGGGTGTTTATCCTGATTCGGCCAGCGGTCTTCGCTAACCGCAATTACCCCTTAAAGCCACCCTCCGGTTCACCGCAAGATACTGCGGACAGCTGGATCCCGCGTCATGCTCAACTTCCCGAACTCGCAGGCTTCTTCCCGGCCCTGAGCAGGTCGTTGACGTGTTTTTGCACCTGGGGGAACTGCGGGTGGTTGTTGCACGTCAAGAAGGGACAGTCCCGACATTCCCCCCGCGGAAAGAGATTACACAAAGCGAACCTCTCCCTCCCTCGGCCCACCTTCCATTCATACCATTCCACGCCCTGTCCCCTTTTCCTTCCCTGGACCTGATACTCCGGCCGGGAACCCGCCGGCCGCAAGGCAGGCTCCCCGCCGGCTGCGGTGCGGACGCTGTTAATACCCTGACATTCCTTTCCACTCCTCCGCCTGCGCGGCCACGAACCGTCGGGGGTACTTCGACCCGAGGAAGACTCCTGCCCATATCCACCGCCTCCCGACCCCGATTCCAGGATAGCGAGAGGGGGTGACATCCCTTCTCCCCGCCAACCGGCTACATGTGGACAAGAGGAGTACACGCATCCCCCCGAAAGACCCCCCGCCGGACGACATCCCGTATCCCGCTCGGCAGCCGGAAATAGGGACCATGAGAAGGCCCAGGTCTCAGGGATCCGGGCTTTCTCTCCTTCGGCCGCGACCGAGCCAGCTGGCCCGTTACCGACCTTGACATCCTAATCCTGGATGCCGGCCAGGAACTTGGCTATCTGCTTCTTCTCCTCGATGTTGTAGGTCCCCAGGATGGCGATGTCCTCCATGATGGGCGAGCCGCCGCCGTGCACCCCGGCGTATTGCATGACCCCGGCCATGGAGGAACAGGAGAAGTCGCTGATCCAGGCGAAGCACTTGTAGATGTTCTCCGGGCTCACCCCGTCCTTGCGGGCCAGGTACTTCTTCACCAGCTCCCCCACCTCCGGGCTGGCGAACTCCTCGCTGTAAGGGAGGGTGGCCGGAAGTCCCCCGGCGACCTCGGCCAGAATGTCATACTCGTGGTAGAGGTTCACCCCGGCGTGCTTGCGGGCCACGTTGCAGAAGACCACGTCCGGTATCTGGGTTCCCGAGGGAGCCTTGGTGGACTTCACCGCGGCGGCGATGCCGCACCCGTAGACCAGCTCGGCCACGCTGATCAGCTCGGCCAGGTTGTGGCGGACGTGGGGCTCGCGCTCGATGCCATTGTACTCCGCCACCAGGGCAGTGGTGCCCATGATGACGTCGGACATGGCCGGCTTGCAGCCGGTGTAGGAATGGCGGTGATAGAGGGCGAAGAGCAAGGCCAGCTGCCCGCCGAACTCCGTCTCCCCGCAGAGGAAGACCCTCTCCCAGGGCACGAAGACGTCGTCGAAGATGGTCAAGGACTCGATCTCCCCCTTGCCAGAGAGGGGCGAGGCCACCTCGGGGACGCGCTCCCGGTAGCGGGCCCCCCGGCACACCAGCTTGACCCCCGGCCAGTCGCTGGGCACGGCAAAGGCCACCGCCCAGGGGCCCTCCTCGGGGGTCAGGAAGCGGGTGGGGATGGCGATGATCTCGTGGGCCAGGGGGGCGAAAGAATTGTGGGCCTTGGCCCCTCGCACCACGATGCCGTCTTTCCTCTTCTCGATGACCCGCAGGTAGAGGTCAGGGTCGGTCTGTTCGTGGGGGCGACGCTTGCGGTGTCCCTTGACGTCGGACTGGGCACAGCAGCCCACGATGTCGTTGGCCTGCCAGTACTTGAGGTATTCCAGCCACCGCTGGTGGTACTCGGTGCCGTGCACCTGGTCGCACTGGTAGGTGATCACCGAGAGGGCGTTCATGGCATCGATGCCCATGCAGCGGGCAATGCATCCGCCCACCAGGCGCGCCGCCACCCGGGTCATCTCCTGCTTGGCCATGAGGTCCTGCTCGTTCTGATGGATGTGGCAGAAGCGGTTGATGGTCTCCCCGGTGAGGTGGGACTTGGCAGTGGTGAGGTGCTGGAGTTCCTTGTTGTGCGCCAGGTCGCAGGTGAGCTCCAGGATTTCCGTTCCCGGTAGGTTCTCCCGTCCCAGGATCTCGCCCCCCATGTAGATGTTGGGCTTCATGGACTTCAGGCTCTCCCGATACTCGGCCCCGGTGCGGATCATTTTCATCCCCTCCCAAGTTCAAATCTGGATACTTGCCTTTCTAATATAGAATAATTATAATTTTTATGTCAATTTTAAAATTTAATTTTAATATAAGGATTATCAATGGGGAATGATTTTAAAAGTCGGGATAAATTTACAACCATCATAAACGCGGCTCTCAAGGTCTTTGGCGAAAAGGGTTATTACAATGCCACCATCTCCGAGATAGCCCGTACCGCCGGCGTCTCCGAAGCCACCATCTACGAGTACTTCGGAAGCAAGGAGGACCTCCTCTTCGCCATCCCCGGGGAGATCACCCGCCAGGCGGTGGATTTCCTGGAGGGCATGGCCCCCTTCATCAAGGGAGCGGTGAACAAGGTCCGGGCCATCGTCTACGGGTACTACCGGTTGTACAAGGAAAACCCCGATTACTCCTCGCTGGTGCTCCTTGACCTGAAGCATAACCGTAAATTCATGGAAGCCGAAGGCTACCAGGCGGTGAGAAAGGC
Coding sequences within:
- a CDS encoding 4-hydroxyphenylacetate 3-hydroxylase N-terminal domain-containing protein, which produces MKMIRTGAEYRESLKSMKPNIYMGGEILGRENLPGTEILELTCDLAHNKELQHLTTAKSHLTGETINRFCHIHQNEQDLMAKQEMTRVAARLVGGCIARCMGIDAMNALSVITYQCDQVHGTEYHQRWLEYLKYWQANDIVGCCAQSDVKGHRKRRPHEQTDPDLYLRVIEKRKDGIVVRGAKAHNSFAPLAHEIIAIPTRFLTPEEGPWAVAFAVPSDWPGVKLVCRGARYRERVPEVASPLSGKGEIESLTIFDDVFVPWERVFLCGETEFGGQLALLFALYHRHSYTGCKPAMSDVIMGTTALVAEYNGIEREPHVRHNLAELISVAELVYGCGIAAAVKSTKAPSGTQIPDVVFCNVARKHAGVNLYHEYDILAEVAGGLPATLPYSEEFASPEVGELVKKYLARKDGVSPENIYKCFAWISDFSCSSMAGVMQYAGVHGGGSPIMEDIAILGTYNIEEKKQIAKFLAGIQD
- a CDS encoding TetR/AcrR family transcriptional regulator → MGNDFKSRDKFTTIINAALKVFGEKGYYNATISEIARTAGVSEATIYEYFGSKEDLLFAIPGEITRQAVDFLEGMAPFIKGAVNKVRAIVYGYYRLYKENPDYSSLVLLDLKHNRKFMEAEGYQAVRKAAGLLLEAIKEGMGSGEFRQDIDPYLVRSIILGTIEHIFFRWHLKGRREDLPDFVDPLLEILTRGIGKSPEPPTYQINISLPAEPEPGSRPGG
- a CDS encoding ABC transporter ATP-binding protein; the protein is MEEAREERDTTLKVEDLHVEVEGRQILHGVNLDIRCGETHVLFGPNGSGKTTLLMAVMGFPRYRVTRGRIILGGEDITHLPPHERARRGIGIMFQRPPTVRGVSLAQMVALCSRDGVDVEKLAADLNLVEFLSRDVNHGFSGGEIKRSELLQLLAQDPRVVLLDEPESGVDMENLQLVGRAIRKLLQKDLRRRRTRCGLIITHTGYILDYVEADVGHVLCEGTIVCSGNPREQLEGIRRYGFEECARCTR
- a CDS encoding SufD family Fe-S cluster assembly protein: MHALKELRERARAAADKPAPYGSDLDLGAYVGAAPERSYVDSLEQLEELGEEELARAGVEKSGRRRSGSFVQIDGSVVHRKALEKGLEILSTREALEKYDWIWDYYWKAVAVDADKYTAAVELGPFEGYFMRALPGSRTIYPLQACLYIRQPRFAQRVHNIIIAEEGSELHIITGCASEHEIRAGLHLGVSEFYVKKNARITFTMVHNWAEGMDVRPRSGIVVEEGGLFMSNYVVMEPVKSLQLYPTARLVGEGATARFHSILVAQPGSELDVGSRVILGAPRCSAEIISRAITKGGYIAARGHIRGEVGGVKAHLECRGLILDGRGVIHAVPELEGRAEDVDMSHEAAVGKIAQEEVEYLMARGLSEEEAVSTIVRGFLNVKIEGLPPLLEQEMRRMMELSEEKAL